In Helianthus annuus cultivar XRQ/B chromosome 8, HanXRQr2.0-SUNRISE, whole genome shotgun sequence, a single genomic region encodes these proteins:
- the LOC110873412 gene encoding oligoribonuclease: MSRRYYKLPLVWIKLQKTGLNVEVDRILEIACVITDGKLRKLVEGPDLVIHQTKDFLEEVGEWCQDRHACNDDKKAPKKKRHGAVLDEIKESITELKYYKEHAFRSPKSKR; encoded by the exons ATGAGCAGGAGATACTACAAATTGCCACTTGTGTGGATCAAATTACAAAAGACTG GCTTGAATGTTGAAGTAGATAGAATATTGGAGATTGCTTGTGTCATTACTGATGGGAAATTGAGGAAACTGGTAGAG GGTCCTGATTTGGTAATCCATCAAACAAAAGATTTTCTGGAAGAAGTTGGAGAATGGTGCCAAGATCGTCATGCGTGTAATG ATGATAAAAAGGCTCCTAAAAAGAAGCGGCATGGAGCCGTACTGGATGAGATCAAAGAAAGCATAACCGAGCTCAAATATTACAAGGAACATGCATTCAGATCACCAAAGTCTAAGAGGTAA
- the LOC110871337 gene encoding probable disease resistance protein At4g27220: protein MAEAVSSSVIGKVVDLLFGVAKKEISYMCNCSENVEKYKNEADKLSRMKGRVQQQIDLAKSKGEVLLEGVEEWMKKADAEISNAATQFTNGEDQEKCFYLCTLHRCSKTAIKKTFSLQQHQEEGKSFETCVSLPAQALGFTDLYQSKNLDDIGTHKSILEEIIRAIEDDTTQIVGINGLGGVGKTTLASEVAKAIKNQFADIVFVTVSRTVDVKIIQEKVGVAASRVIKGEKVLIILDDVWEELKLEELGIPCGSEYLNCKILLTSRSRDVCAAMNAQKNISVNPLQEEEAWTLFERVVGKSEWDDTLKEVALKIVKECGGLPLFIQALGKALKDKEMRMWEVALRRLQAPIDGDVTYKKEGILQLKLSYDHLEDEVAKSLFLLCSMFPEDGNIGLKTLTRYGLALGIFNNPDSIHDTKDIVQLAVESLKSSFLLSPVDIKIYSPVEFLLQIKEEDELFKMHDLVRDMALFITFKGDDKFLVKSGKGLREWQPRSDSIKSYKKISLMENKICKLPNYELDIPHLDTFLIRNNELSIVPDEFFRGMKGLKVLDMGGNNISSFPQSLTQLTMLRLLDLSGNRSLCEISILGELTCLEILKLRGTGIINIPEEIGQLTNLRLLDVYCCYDLSYVTPGVISKLIRLEELYVHLSKEGNCRFLAELSELTLLKILHLKVSELHYIPIIETLIEFDIGSTVCPMGIYKRFLEVSGYNKCSWTAPIRKLIQLTEQLTLSNIEDVDNILPDLYQEGFDELRCIALSYCENVRSLVKTCDLDGIQTSNEGGGPMKTKGKFFSHVEVIELSILNGLELLWDNPHQYISFCNLAKITIYYCSSLLKLFPISVAQGLVNLKDLNISDCESLVNVISDGEEQTTGSEIELIKKDTNIVFSFEHIVLNNIPKLESFYSGHSIIKYPSLESLFVYNCPSMKTWSYGENHTTKIKFYDEERECSINDYIAGKHEVKALLNNELVQGDCNICSNQGIAFFFNRIGMELEDAISGGILHIYFEANNIVLNF, encoded by the exons ATGGCGGAGGCGGTTAGTTCTTCCGTGATCGGAAAAGTGGTAGACTTGTTGTTTGGTGTGGCTAAAAAGGAGATTAGCTACATGTGTAATTGCTCTGAAAAtgttgaaaaatataaaaatgaagcTGATAAGCTGTCGCGTATGAAGGGAAGGGTTCAACAACAAATAGATTTGGCTAAATCTAAAGGGGAAGTTCTCCTAGAAGGTGTGGAAGAGTGGATGAAGAAAGCAGATGCTGAAATATCCAACGCAGCCACGCAGTTTACTAACGGAGAAGACCAGGAGAAATGCTTCTATTTGTGTACCCTCCATCGTTGTAGTAAGACGGCGATAAAAAAAACGTTTTCTCTTCAGCAGCACCAAGAAGAGGGTAAGAGTTTTGAAACTTGTGTCTCCCTTCCTGCTCAAGCCCTAGGATTCACAGACCTCTACCAAAGTAAAAATCTTGACGATATCGGTACCCATAAGTCAATTTTGGAGGAGATCATTCGAGCTATAGAAGATGACACAACACAAATCGTTGGAATCAATGGCTTAGGTGGTGTAGGTAAAACTACACTAGCTAGTGAAGTTGCTAAAGCAATAAAGAATCAATTTGCGGATATCGTGTTTGTAACAGTGTCGAGAACTGTTGATGTTAAAATAATTCAAGAAAAGGTTGGAGTTGCGGCAAGTAGAGTAATAAAGGGAGAGAAGGTTCTAATCATTCTAGATGACGTTTGGGAAGAACTGAAGCTTGAGGAATTGGGCATTCCATGTGGGAGTGAGTACTTGAATTGCAAGATTTTGCTTACATCTAGAAGCAGAGACGTGTGTGCGGCAATGAATGCCCAAAAGAATATTTCGGTGAACCCTTTGCAAGAGGAAGAAGCCTGGACACTTTTTGAACGTGTGGTTGGTAAAAGTGAATGGGACGATACACTGAAAGAAGTTGCATTAAAGATTGTCAAGGAATGTGGTGGATTGCCACTTTTTATTCAAGCTCTTGGAAAAGCCCTAAAAGACAAAGAAATGAGAATGTGGGAGGTAGCGCTTCGACGACTACAAGCTCCCATAGATGGGGATGTCACCTATAAAAAGGAAGGTATACTGCAATTGAAGCTAAGCTACGACCATCTTGAAGATGAAGTAGCTAAGTCACTTTTCTTATTGTGTAGTATGTTCCCAGAAGATGGAAACATTGGCCTTAAAACGTTGACACGTTATGGGCTTGCTCTTGGGATATTTAATAATCCTGATAGCATTCACGATACAAAAGATATAGTTCAACTGGCTGTTGAGTCTCTTAAATCATCTTTCTTGTTATCGCCTGTGGATATAAAAATTTATTCGCCGGTTGAATTTCTTTTACAaataaaagaagaagatgaattaTTTAAAATGCACGACCTTGTTCGTGATATGGCATTGTTCATTACTTTTAAAGGTGATGACAAGTTTTTGGTGAAGTCCGGAAAAGGTTTGAGAGAATGGCAGCCAAGAAGCGACTCTATAAAAAGCTACAAGAAGATCTCCCTCATGGAAAATAAAATATGTAAGCTTCCTAATTATGAATTAGATATACCACACCTTGATACCTTCCTTATACGAAATAATGAACTTTCAATTGTTCCGGATGAATTCTTTCGAGGCATGAAAGGGCTGAAAGTTTTAGATATGGGGGGTAACAACATTTCATCTTTCCCACAATCACTAACGCAACTCACAATGCTGCGCCTGCTAGATCTAAGTGGAAACAGATCTCTCTGTGAAATTTCTATACTTGGGGAGTTGACATGTCTAGAGATTCTAAAGCTTAGAGGTACTGGAATTATAAATATCCCTGAAGAGATAGGACAATTGACCAATTTAAGGCTGCTAGATGTGTATTGTTGTTACGATCTATCTTATGTAACACCTGGTGTGATATCAAAGCTCATTAGGTTGGAAGAGTTGTATGTTCATTTGAGTAAGGAGGGGAATTGTAGATTTCTTGCGGAACTAAGTGAATTGACGTTGCTGAAAATTCTGCATTTAAAAGTTAGTGAATTGCATTATATTCCCATAATTGAAACCTTGATAGAGTTTGACATTGGTTCAACTGTATGCCCAATGGGTATATATAAACGCTTCCTAGAAGTTTCAGGATATAATAAATGCTCATGGACGGCGCCAATTAGGAAACTGATTCAGCTAACTGAACAATTAACATTGTCAAATATAGAAGATGTGGACAACATCTTACCAGACCTATATCAAGAAGGTTTCGATGAATTAAGGTGTATTGCTTTGTCCTACTGTGAGAATGTTAGAAGCTTGGTGAAGACATGTGACTTGGATGGAATTCAGACTTCAAATGAAGGTGGTGGTCCGATGAAAACAAAGGGAAAGTTTTTTTCCCATGTGGAAGTAATCGAGTTGTCCATTTTGAATGGCTTGGAGCTTCTATGGGATAACCCACATCAATATATAAGCTTTTGTAATCTAGCGAAAATTACAATTTACTATTGCTCCTCCTTATTAAAGTTATTCCCTATTAGCGTAGCGCAAGGGCTTGTCAATCTCAAAGATTTAAATATTTCAGATTGTGAAAGTTTGGTGAATGTTATTTCGGATGGAGAAGAGCAAACAACTGGAAGTGAAATTGAATTGATTAAAAAGGATACAAATATTGTGTTCTCCTTTGAGCATATTGTGCTTAATAATATCCCTAAACTTGAGAGCTTCTACTCTGGCCATTCTATCATCAAATATCCTTCCTTGGAGTCTCTTTTTGTGTACAATTGTCCTAGCATGAAGACATGGAGCTATGGAGAGAATCATACAACCAAGATCAAATTTTatgatgaagagagagagtgtagCATTAATGATTATATTGCAGGAAAACATGAG GTGAAAGCATTATTGAATAATGAGTTGGTGCAAGGAGATTGCAATATTTGCTCCAACCAAG GTattgcttttttttttaataggATTGGGATGGAACTGGAAGATGCAATATCTGGTGGTATTTTACATATTTACTTTGAAgcaaacaatattgtattaaactTTTAA